One segment of Leuconostoc lactis DNA contains the following:
- a CDS encoding glycerophosphodiester phosphodiesterase family protein: MIKIAHRGISAQAPENTRAAFELMLPLGVNWLETDIDMTSDGHLVLIHDSKVDRTSNGNGTVNHNSLMGLQKLDFGQWFAPAFTGERIVTLDWLIDFINEHHINVNFELKTNVRGEQQNFYLMRLHQAIHRINRENQIIVSSFDVKLLKKFHELMPKIAIGLLLAEPISDNTVALARSVGATYVHPDVNGLTEAAVQLLLANQLGVNVWTVNDEAMAQRLADWGAYAIFTDFPKTM, from the coding sequence ATGATAAAAATTGCGCATCGCGGTATATCTGCTCAAGCACCCGAAAATACGCGGGCCGCGTTTGAACTGATGTTACCCCTTGGGGTCAATTGGTTAGAAACTGATATTGATATGACGTCTGATGGTCATCTGGTGTTGATTCATGATAGTAAAGTCGATCGCACTTCAAATGGCAATGGGACGGTCAATCACAATTCACTGATGGGGTTACAAAAGCTTGATTTTGGACAATGGTTTGCGCCAGCATTTACTGGAGAACGCATCGTCACGTTGGATTGGCTAATTGATTTTATCAATGAACATCACATCAATGTGAACTTTGAGCTCAAGACGAATGTCCGCGGTGAGCAGCAGAATTTTTATCTTATGCGTTTGCATCAAGCTATTCATCGCATTAATCGTGAAAATCAGATTATTGTGTCGAGTTTTGATGTGAAATTACTTAAAAAATTTCATGAACTAATGCCAAAAATTGCGATTGGACTGTTACTGGCAGAGCCAATTTCAGATAACACGGTCGCGCTCGCACGTTCGGTTGGTGCCACCTACGTCCATCCTGATGTTAATGGCCTCACTGAAGCGGCCGTTCAACTGTTATTAGCTAATCAGTTGGGTGTCAATGTATGGACAGTTAACGATGAAGCGATGGCACAGCGGTTAGCTGATTGGGGCGCTTATGCCATATTTACCGATTTTCCAAAGACGATGTAA
- a CDS encoding NAD(P)-dependent oxidoreductase, producing the protein MLLLAVKAISEEDRAFLAEHDIDVVTPDTITDAQISDVVISYAWDNRIGDKILAQPDSKLKWIQTQSAGVDYLPLQTLKERGIMVTNASGLKAEPIAQTVLSYILYFARGLNVYATRQHWEPFTDQYMVSELPVLVFGTGRIGQQIAAQIKGFGGTVYGVNTTGRAVPGFDEVYPITNYQEGLSKARVVVDGLPGTKDTENFFDEYFFEQVNELFLFVNIGRGTTLDQDALLAAIDDSRVRFAALDVTTPEPLPTHHPLFERPQILLTQHTSWGEHENYGRTGGLFRLFKKNIPGFVADGSLTYNVVNLDKGY; encoded by the coding sequence ATGTTACTTCTAGCAGTGAAAGCCATTAGTGAAGAAGATCGTGCGTTTTTGGCTGAACACGATATTGACGTTGTGACGCCAGACACGATTACTGATGCACAAATTTCCGATGTTGTGATTAGCTATGCTTGGGATAATCGCATTGGCGATAAGATACTGGCTCAGCCAGATTCAAAATTGAAATGGATTCAGACCCAATCGGCCGGCGTGGACTATTTACCCTTACAAACCCTTAAAGAACGCGGCATTATGGTGACCAATGCGAGTGGTCTGAAAGCCGAACCCATTGCACAAACGGTGTTGAGTTACATTTTATATTTTGCCCGTGGTTTAAATGTGTACGCGACCCGACAACACTGGGAACCGTTTACCGATCAGTATATGGTTAGTGAACTGCCGGTCTTAGTTTTTGGAACGGGTCGCATTGGGCAGCAAATTGCAGCGCAAATTAAAGGATTTGGGGGCACTGTTTATGGTGTCAACACGACAGGCCGTGCTGTGCCAGGCTTTGATGAAGTTTATCCGATTACAAATTATCAAGAGGGGCTTTCAAAAGCTCGCGTTGTTGTGGATGGGCTGCCAGGCACAAAAGACACAGAAAACTTCTTTGATGAATACTTTTTTGAACAAGTGAATGAATTGTTCCTCTTTGTTAACATTGGCCGTGGTACGACTTTAGATCAAGACGCCTTGTTAGCGGCAATTGATGATTCGCGTGTGCGCTTTGCGGCCCTTGATGTCACGACCCCTGAACCTTTGCCAACACACCATCCCTTGTTTGAACGACCACAGATTTTGTTAACGCAGCATACCAGTTGGGGTGAACATGAAAACTATGGCCGGACAGGTGGTCTCTTTCGGTTATTTAAGAAAAATATCCCAGGTTTTGTTGCTGATGGCAGCCTAACTTATAATGTTGTGAATTTAGATAAGGGGTATTAA
- a CDS encoding ABC transporter ATP-binding protein, which produces MIELKRLQKVYDQQQEAVIKDVTVSIMPGEFFVMVGPSGSGKSTLLRMIAGLEPITDGDLIIDGERMNDLPPKARHLSMVFQNYALYPNMTVADNITFGLKARKVDSATQLQRLSDALEMVNMTDYAYRYPRELSGGQRQRVALARSIVSGAEIILMDEPLSNLDAQLRESMRYDIKALQRKLGITVVYVTHDQTEAMTMGDRVMILNDGVVQQIGTPMQLYQLPANTFVAQFFGTPKMNVLPGVTDWQNHGVVIDTSYDPDALVGIRPEAARLTPENADDLAIDFWVTTVTQIGSETLLFGTINGREESLQFKIAGQHDLTAQQFITLYVPRSALHYFDLAGKMLATVGV; this is translated from the coding sequence ATGATTGAGTTGAAACGACTACAAAAAGTCTATGATCAGCAGCAAGAAGCGGTGATTAAAGATGTCACGGTGTCGATTATGCCAGGTGAGTTTTTTGTGATGGTTGGCCCATCTGGGTCGGGTAAATCAACCCTTTTAAGAATGATTGCTGGCTTAGAACCCATTACTGATGGTGATTTAATCATTGATGGGGAGCGTATGAATGATTTGCCACCAAAGGCCCGTCATTTGTCCATGGTGTTTCAAAACTATGCGCTTTATCCCAATATGACCGTCGCTGATAACATTACTTTTGGATTAAAAGCCCGGAAGGTAGACAGCGCTACCCAGCTTCAACGGCTATCCGATGCCTTAGAGATGGTCAATATGACCGATTATGCGTATCGCTATCCGCGTGAATTGTCCGGTGGTCAGCGTCAACGCGTGGCCTTAGCGCGGAGTATTGTATCCGGCGCAGAGATCATTTTAATGGACGAACCGCTCTCCAACCTAGATGCCCAATTACGAGAAAGTATGCGTTATGACATTAAAGCCTTGCAACGTAAACTCGGCATCACGGTGGTCTACGTTACCCATGATCAGACCGAAGCCATGACGATGGGAGATCGGGTGATGATTTTAAATGATGGGGTGGTGCAACAAATTGGTACGCCGATGCAGCTTTATCAACTACCAGCCAATACGTTTGTGGCCCAGTTCTTTGGGACACCAAAAATGAATGTGCTACCTGGCGTGACGGACTGGCAAAATCACGGGGTTGTCATTGATACGTCCTACGATCCGGATGCTTTGGTTGGCATTCGACCAGAAGCAGCCCGACTCACACCTGAAAATGCGGATGATTTAGCGATTGATTTCTGGGTCACAACGGTGACACAAATCGGGTCGGAAACCTTATTGTTTGGGACAATTAACGGCCGAGAAGAATCCTTGCAATTTAAAATTGCTGGCCAACATGATCTGACGGCGCAACAATTTATCACGCTGTATGTCCCACGATCAGCATTGCACTATTTTGATTTGGCTGGCAAAATGCTCGCCACGGTGGGGGTGTGA
- a CDS encoding carbohydrate ABC transporter permease, with amino-acid sequence MIIPTQEKIWRYTLLLCLSFLIFAPVLVGVWVSLLPNTAILNGQYFSTALSFDNYRQALTQTPILRYLFNSFVVASLVMVGQVVFSALAAYAFVFIPFKGKNVIFYAFIATMMLPFEAQLIPNFQTLRWLGFLNHYAALALPFFATAFGTFLLRQAFMQVPMALRESALVEGIGHAQFLYRAVLPYAKTSLLTLAAYSFLTTWNMYLWPLITSYSDNVRTVQIGLRQLQATEAVNSWGLIMASAILMMLPSLAVLLVSQKAFKSGLIDGAVKS; translated from the coding sequence ATGATTATACCAACACAAGAAAAAATCTGGCGTTATACGCTCTTACTATGCCTGTCATTCTTGATTTTTGCGCCGGTACTGGTGGGCGTTTGGGTTTCGTTACTGCCAAATACAGCGATTTTAAACGGCCAATATTTTTCAACCGCGTTGTCTTTTGATAATTATCGCCAAGCGCTGACACAAACACCGATTTTGCGGTATTTATTCAATTCATTTGTGGTGGCGAGTTTGGTCATGGTGGGGCAGGTTGTTTTTTCAGCACTAGCCGCTTACGCATTTGTCTTTATCCCATTTAAAGGTAAAAATGTTATCTTTTATGCTTTTATTGCAACGATGATGCTCCCGTTTGAAGCACAATTAATTCCAAACTTTCAAACGTTACGTTGGCTTGGGTTTTTAAATCATTATGCCGCATTGGCATTGCCATTTTTTGCCACCGCGTTTGGCACATTTTTATTGCGACAGGCGTTTATGCAGGTTCCCATGGCGTTACGTGAATCAGCGTTAGTCGAAGGTATTGGCCATGCTCAATTTTTATACCGCGCCGTCTTACCTTACGCCAAAACGAGTTTGCTGACCTTGGCAGCGTATTCATTTTTGACGACTTGGAATATGTATCTTTGGCCACTGATCACCAGTTATAGTGATAACGTCCGCACGGTACAAATCGGCCTACGCCAGTTACAAGCGACTGAGGCGGTTAATTCTTGGGGCCTCATCATGGCTAGCGCCATTTTAATGATGCTCCCAAGTTTGGCAGTCTTGTTAGTATCACAAAAAGCCTTTAAATCAGGATTAATTGACGGGGCGGTGAAATCATGA
- a CDS encoding carbohydrate ABC transporter permease, whose amino-acid sequence MAQVTPAIYHQVGTKQRWRQALRTHLVALGFLTPSLIFLGVFIFYPLVKTVYYSFFLTNALGEPVKFVGFANYTTILKDPVFLTSLGVTLIFVVAVTSLTTICALALANLARKHLRGTVIFRTLFASTMGVSVSVASVLWLFFFQPTTGVSDMILNALHLPPIHWLTGNVWALVAVILTVVWMNVGFAFLAISGALENVPTHLYETAEIEGITPWLKFRYITLPHISPTLFFVATVTMINAFQTFGQVDLLTKGGPNNHTNLIVYQIYRDAFVNLNIGKASTESIILALLIALVTMAQFKLTEKRVMYQ is encoded by the coding sequence ATGGCACAAGTAACACCGGCAATTTATCACCAAGTAGGCACCAAGCAACGCTGGCGCCAAGCGCTGAGAACGCATTTGGTGGCCCTGGGTTTTCTCACACCGTCTCTTATTTTTCTTGGCGTCTTTATTTTTTATCCGCTGGTTAAAACCGTTTATTATAGCTTCTTTTTAACCAACGCGTTAGGAGAGCCGGTTAAATTTGTTGGTTTTGCAAATTATACGACGATTCTTAAAGATCCGGTCTTTTTGACAAGTTTAGGCGTGACTTTAATATTTGTGGTTGCCGTGACTAGCTTGACCACGATTTGTGCGTTAGCTTTAGCAAATTTGGCTCGTAAGCATTTGCGCGGGACGGTCATTTTTAGAACTTTATTTGCGTCAACGATGGGTGTTTCAGTGTCCGTGGCGTCAGTTTTATGGTTGTTCTTCTTTCAACCAACGACTGGCGTATCTGATATGATCCTAAACGCCTTACATTTACCGCCGATTCACTGGCTGACTGGTAACGTCTGGGCATTGGTTGCTGTGATTTTGACGGTTGTGTGGATGAATGTCGGGTTTGCTTTCTTGGCTATTTCTGGTGCATTAGAAAATGTGCCAACCCATTTATACGAAACGGCTGAAATTGAAGGGATTACACCTTGGCTTAAGTTTCGCTATATTACGCTCCCTCACATTAGTCCCACTTTGTTTTTTGTGGCCACGGTGACGATGATTAATGCCTTTCAGACGTTTGGACAAGTGGATTTATTGACCAAAGGCGGCCCAAATAATCATACGAATTTGATTGTTTATCAGATTTATCGGGATGCTTTTGTGAACCTCAATATTGGCAAAGCCTCGACGGAATCGATTATTTTAGCGCTTTTGATTGCGCTGGTGACCATGGCGCAATTCAAACTCACAGAAAAGCGGGTGATGTATCAATGA
- a CDS encoding ABC transporter substrate-binding protein — translation MMKKVTTIIIVCLTILAVIVIGITHGKTPTASANQRTTIVFWHSMGGKPAAALKQLVAKYNASQSKYTVVPEYQGAYTESLPKYLNVAQSSAAPAIVQAQEIATSTMLATKSTIPMNQLLTAQTTDQIEDNIARYYTVNQQLQAMPFNSSTPVLYYNKGLVKQLGLTPLPQDPSYTDVLNLAKAITDKTGGQTKGMTIEAYGWLFEELTANQNQLLANHDNGRAAGQYATKINLNTPAAKRLMQFMTQAIQDKSFVNYGSGDIAEANQQTAFLAGKLGIFMQSSASTGDLQANAKFKLGVTYLPHADGVPRNGLALGGAALWANKNQPATVKQGTADFLKFMASAESQAQWRLATGYLAVNKHAKDLPQITTAVAKDPNLGVATQQLATSQKNPVTAGPLVPIMPIARTNMETAMQSIANGAPIDKSLQVAEDATNQALAAYNAANHLKK, via the coding sequence ATGATGAAAAAAGTGACCACCATTATAATCGTATGTCTGACGATACTGGCTGTGATTGTCATCGGCATTACCCATGGCAAAACACCAACAGCCAGTGCTAATCAACGCACAACCATTGTTTTCTGGCATTCGATGGGTGGCAAACCGGCCGCTGCTTTGAAGCAATTAGTGGCCAAATATAATGCGTCACAAAGCAAATACACGGTCGTACCGGAATATCAAGGTGCCTATACAGAGTCCTTGCCAAAATATTTAAACGTGGCGCAATCTTCAGCAGCACCAGCGATTGTGCAAGCCCAAGAAATTGCCACAAGTACGATGTTAGCCACGAAAAGCACGATACCTATGAATCAGTTATTAACCGCGCAAACAACGGATCAAATTGAAGATAATATTGCGCGCTACTATACTGTCAATCAGCAGCTGCAAGCCATGCCTTTTAATTCATCAACGCCAGTTTTGTATTATAATAAAGGTCTCGTCAAGCAGTTAGGCTTAACACCTTTGCCACAAGATCCCAGCTATACGGACGTCTTGAATTTGGCCAAAGCAATTACTGACAAGACGGGTGGCCAAACCAAGGGGATGACGATTGAAGCGTACGGTTGGTTATTTGAAGAATTAACCGCTAACCAAAATCAACTGTTGGCCAATCATGACAATGGTCGCGCAGCTGGCCAGTATGCGACAAAAATTAATCTTAATACGCCGGCAGCGAAGCGTTTAATGCAATTTATGACGCAAGCTATTCAGGATAAGTCATTTGTGAATTACGGGTCCGGTGACATTGCCGAAGCGAACCAACAGACAGCGTTTTTAGCAGGCAAGTTGGGGATTTTCATGCAATCGTCAGCGTCAACTGGTGACTTGCAAGCCAATGCTAAGTTTAAACTCGGTGTGACGTATTTGCCACATGCTGATGGTGTGCCACGCAACGGGCTCGCGTTAGGTGGGGCGGCGTTGTGGGCAAATAAGAACCAACCCGCAACAGTCAAACAAGGCACGGCGGACTTCTTGAAATTCATGGCATCGGCCGAATCACAAGCCCAATGGCGTTTGGCAACAGGGTATCTTGCCGTGAACAAGCACGCCAAAGATTTGCCGCAGATCACCACCGCGGTCGCTAAAGATCCTAATTTGGGTGTTGCGACGCAACAACTCGCAACCAGTCAAAAAAATCCAGTAACAGCTGGGCCGTTGGTGCCAATTATGCCAATTGCTCGGACTAATATGGAAACGGCGATGCAATCCATTGCCAACGGGGCGCCGATTGATAAAAGTCTTCAAGTGGCTGAAGATGCGACTAATCAAGCGCTGGCAGCTTATAATGCTGCAAATCATTTAAAAAAGTGA